The Miscanthus floridulus cultivar M001 chromosome 17, ASM1932011v1, whole genome shotgun sequence genome has a window encoding:
- the LOC136515491 gene encoding uncharacterized protein, with protein sequence METGSGSRADKGPLEAGGAMDEDEIEDQGLLSEEEEDDSPPIVLDFDAADAAAAHQFVIIGRFFTVRGYSFMGLFETMNNAWRLNYTPDIKRLRDNRFLIELRSDGDKNYVLQGGPWIYRGDPLLVAAYDGKLRPSDVVLNLMPIWIRIEDMPLNLMNEGTGQILGSNVGKVVVVGKDSKGRFWDDHMRIRVLMSVDKPLTRWLKVQDEKTGDMLRLHVKYERIPKFCRYCGHVGHVEKDCLLPKKEQKVRFGLHLRRG encoded by the coding sequence ATGGAGACAGGAAGTGGCTCTCGGGCGGACAAAGGTCCATTGGAGGCTGGCGGCGCCATGGATGAGGATGAGATTGAAGATCAGGGGCTGCtttcagaggaggaggaggacgactcACCACCGATCGTCCTTGACTTCGATGCGGCAGATGCCGCAGCAGCCCACCAGTTTGTGATCATCGGCCGTTTCTTTACTGTACGTGGATATAGCTTCATGGGATTGTTCGAGACCATGAACAATGCCTGGCGTTTAAACTACACTCCTGATATCAAGAGGCTAAGGGACAATCGGTTCCTTATTGAGTTGAGATCGGATGGAGACAAGAACTATGTGCTGCAAGGGGGGCCATGGATCTACCGTGGTGATCCTCTTCTCGTTGCTGCTTATGATGGTAAGCTTCGTCCATCGGATGTTGTTTTAAATTTGATGCCAATCTGGATACGAATTGAGGACATGCCTCTCAATCTGATGAACGAGGGGACAGGCCAGATTCTTGGGAGTAATGTTGGTAAAGTGGTGGTAGTAGGCAAAGACTCGAAAGGGCGGTTTTGGGATGACCATATGCGTATCAGGGTTCTCATGTCTGTGGATAAACCCTTGACGAGGTGGCTGAAGGTGCAAGATGAGAAAACTGGAGATATGCTTCGTCTCCATGTCAAGTATGAGAGAATTCCAAAATTTTGCAGATATTGTGGTCATGTGGGGCATGTGGAGAAGGACTGCTTGCTCCCGAAAAAAGAGCAGAAAGTGAGGTTTGGGCTGCACCTTCGTAGGGGCTAA